From the genome of Nasonia vitripennis strain AsymCx chromosome 1, Nvit_psr_1.1, whole genome shotgun sequence, one region includes:
- the LOC100120141 gene encoding leucine-rich repeat-containing protein 45, with protein MLDDAELFSQLCQKDGIIVESEILEAVKTSCATGELRLGHTSIIASLCEVIGHVLCSSSTIKVLDLSDCVLLPKGLTCILKALCEGSSVTTLYLKGNNICGPLVEHLGEVLLRNNTIKIMHVEWNNLGSQIDSFAKFCDNLAKNHYLEELDLRYNQISTLCADSLAAALSSNTSLKNFDLSWNSLGMSGGQKILQGMQKNRNLVSLNLKGNCIPNEIHADIKEQIIENQKRRILSQTPMLMKGKVPPDSVTSEEDDRALQVRSRFQKKKKRRGRSRTPLEELRGSPLGNSGNDDFGAFEARTASVPNLKKASTDSNQNSIELDEKMKALNQILHERSAAIEALEAQLKAKNEELQSNKTENEELKTEFERLKEEKDDIIEEKAKELENLKKTQTKAESNWKESYKELEETNQNNSRLKQEAEAKNRAYERELRKITLEIQALKEKFTSTVQSYEDTISECKLDAHRAKRALQDKENRCKIEVNTLKETLKETSSALEQCQEQLQKLRNELRESIDAQAKLKTRTDEAERFAAKTLKLEDALQKSKQERDKLEEKFQDCRKTVASLQNQIIKVQEEALEPQKRYEALKLELQLEKEKSMGLKSEIQEERSRMREQNDQMQKLLAQINGLYAQISEAQSSHAEALRGKEAEIEKLKNAIAQKTRELEQVKSEQVQRAHQFQAAVSKYFGSFTGIDSAIS; from the exons ATGCTGGACGACGCCGAGCTGTTCTCGCAGCTGTGCCAGAAGGACGGGATCATCGTGGAGTCGGAGATCCTCGAGGCGGTCAAAACGAGCTg TGCAACTGGAGAACTGCGACTGGGTCACACATCCATAATAGCAAGTCTGTGTGAAGTAATAGGCCATGTTTTATGTTCGAGTTCAACTATCAAGGTGCTAGATCTCAGTGACTGTGTGCTGCTTCCAAAAGGGTTAACTTGTATCTTAAAAGCCCTTTGCGAAGGATCCAGTGTTACCACTTTGTACCTCAAAGGTAACAACATATGTGGGCCACTGGTTGAGCACTTAGGTGAAGTGTTACTACGTAACAATACCATAAAAATTATGCACGTCGAGTGGAACAATTTGGGATCACAAATTGATTCTTTTGCCAAGTTTTGTGATAATTTAGCAAAAAATCACTACTTGGAGGAATTGGATCTTAgatacaatcagatatctacGCTGTGCGCAGACTCCCTTGCAGCAGCACTTAGCTCTAACACcagtttgaaaaattttgaccTGTCTTGGAATTCCTTAG GCATGAGCGGTGGTCAAaagattttacaaggtatgcAGAAAAATAGAAATCTGGTCTCTTTGAATCTCAAAGGAAATTGTATACCAAACGAAATTCACGCAGACATCAAGGAACAGATAATTGAAAATCAGAAAAGACGAATATTGAGTCAAACTCCAATGCTGATGAAAGGAAAAGTTCCTCCAGACTCAGTTACAAGCGAAGAAGATGACAGAGCACTACAAGTCAGGTCCaggtttcaaaagaaaaagaaaagaagagggaGATCTAGGACTCCTTTGGAGGAGTTGAGAGGTAGTCCTCTAGGTAATTCGGGAAACGACGATTTCGGCGCCTTTGAAGCTAGGACTGCTTCTGTgccaaatttaaaaaaagctaGCACTGATAGTAATCAAAACTCCATAGAGCTGGACGAAAAAATGAAAGCGCTCAATCAAATCTTGCACGAAAGATCCGCGGCCATCGAGGCTCTAGAAGCTCAATTGAAAGCAAAAAACGAAGAGCTTCAATCTAATAAGACTGAAAATGAGGAATTAAAGACTGAGTTCGAACGActgaaagaagagaaagacgACATCATCGAGGAGAAAGCGAAGGAGCTggaaaacttgaaaaaaacACAGACAAAAGCAGAGAGTAATTGGAAAGAATCCTACAAGGAACTGGAGGAGACCAATCAAAATAATTCGAGGCTCAAGCAGGAGGCAGAGGCTAAAAATCGCGCTTACGAAAGGGAGCTCCGAAAAATCACCCTGGAAATTCAGGCCTTAAAAGAGAAGTTTACGTCGACTGTGCAGAGCTATGAGGACACGATTTCCGAATGCAAATTGGACGCTCACCGAGCGAAAAGGGCGTTGCAGGACAAGGAAAACCGCTGCAAGATAGAAGTTAACACCTTGAAGGAGACTCTGAAAGAGACGTCTTCAGCTTTGGAACAGTGTCAGGAGCAGCTGCAGAAACTGCGAAACGAACTTCGCGAATCGATCGACGCTCAGGCGAAACTGAAAACGAGAACCGACGAGGCGGAGAGGTTCGCTGCCAAAACTTTGAAACTCGAGGATGCCTTGCAGAAATCTAAACAAGAGAGGGACAAGTTAGAGGAGAAGTTTCAAGACTGTAGAAAAACTGTGGCGTCGCTGCAGAATCAAATAATCAAAGTTCAGGAAGAAGCGCTAGAGCCACAGAAGCGATACGAGGCTCTGAAGCTGGAGTTGCAGTtggagaaagaaaaatccaTGGGATTGAAATCGGAGATCCAGGAGGAACGTTCGAGGATGAGGGAGCAAAACGATCAGATGCAAAAGTTGCTTGCACAGATCAATGGACTGTACGCGCAAATCAGCGAAGCTCAAAGCAGCCACGCGGAAGCCCTGCGGGGGAAGGAGGCGGAGATCGAGAAGCTGAAGAACGCTATTGCGCAAAAGACGAGGGAACTGGAGCAAGTCAA ATCCGAGCAGGTCCAGAGAGCCCACCAGTTTCAAGCTGCCGTCAGCAAGTACTTCGGATCGTTCACCGGAATAGATTCAGCGATATCTTGA
- the LOC100119078 gene encoding 28S ribosomal protein S18c, mitochondrial — translation MKILTYSRVLSDQAFSLLRNLSNSGRVSVYASQQRAQHSSAEEADAPIELENPYQRERKICILCKHNIDPDYKNVRFLSQFQSRFTGRIYGRHITGLCKYKQERVENEITKAQHAGLMPFYNKEITYVNDPKIFDVNNPFRPHKY, via the exons ATGAAGATTCTTACGTACTCGCGCGTACTGAGCGATCAGGCGTTCTCGCTGCTCCGGAACTTGAGTAACTCCGGTAGAG TGAGCGTTTACGCGAGTCAACAGAGAGCACAACATTCTTCCGCAGAAGAGGCAGATGCT CCTATAGAATTGGAAAATCCTTACCAGAGGGAGCGGAAAATCTGTATCCTGTGCAAACACAACATCGATCCCGATTACAAGAATGTACGATTCCTCTCTCAATTCCAAAGTAGATTCACTGGTAGGATCTATGGTCGGCATATAACGGGCCTGTGCAAATATAAGCAGGAAAGAGTTGAGAATGAAATCACCAAAGCCCAGCATGCAG GACTGATGCCTTTTTAcaacaaagaaattacataTGTGAACGATCCAAAGATCTTTGACGTTAACAATCCATTTAGACCACACAAATATTGA